Part of the Bernardetia sp. genome is shown below.
ACCAATTACATAAATTCCTTCTTCTAAAAGACGGTCAGCAAATTTTTGAGAAAGTGGCGCATCATAAAGCATCACAGGAACGATAGGGTGTTCTCCTTTTACAATATCAAATCCTGCTTTTGTCATCTGCTCTCTAAAATATTTCGTGTTTTCTTCTAGCTTATCTCTAAGCTCCGTAGATTCCATCAAAACATTCAACACCTCAATAGAAGCTCCCACAATCGGTGGCGCAACCGTATTGGAAAATAAATACGGACGAGAACGCTGACGAAGCATTTCTACAATTTCTTTTTTTGCTGCTGTAAAACCTCCCGAAGCACCTCCAAGAGCCTTTCCATACGTTCCTGTAATGATGTCAATTCTGCCCATTACATTTCTATATTCGTGCGTTCCTCGTCCTGTTTTACCCATAAAACCAGATGAATGACACTCATCTACCATTACTAAAGCCTTATATTTGTCTGCCAAATCACAGATTTTGTCTAGTTGAGCGATTGTTCCGTCCATAGAAAACACGCCGTCAGTAACAATCATTTTTTGTTTTGCTCCTGCTGCATCGGCATCTTGAAGCTGTTTTTCAAGGTCTGCCATATTGTTGTGTTCATAACGAAAACGCTTTGCCTTACACAAACGAACGCCATCAATGATAGAAGCGTGGTTTAGAGCATCTGAAATAATGGCATCGTCTGCTCCTAAGAGTGGTTCAAAAACTCCTCCGTTAGCGTCAAAGGCTGCTGCGTATAAAATACAGTCTTCCATTCCTAAAAATTCGGCTGTTTTGCGTTCAAGTTCTTTGTGTAAATCTTGTGTTCCACAGATAAAACGAACCGAAGAAAGACCAAAACCGTGCGTGTCGATAGCTTTTTTAGCTGCTGCCAATACACGAGGATTAGAGGAAAGTCCTAAATAGTTGTTTGCACAAAAATTAATTACCTCGCCAGTGCTTTGTGTTTTGATGGCTGCTGATTGAGGGGTAGTGATGATGCGTTCTTTTTTATAAAGTCCTGCATCTTTTATTTCTTGGAGTTCTTTTTCAAGAATAGGTTGTAGTGTGTCGTACATTTAGTTTTTTGGTTAGTTTGAATTTACATGACTAATAACTATCTTCTATTCAAATGTAGTAATTGTAACTTGAAAACGAAAAATAATTTTACTCTGTTGGCAATAGTTAGAATATCAAACTAAAGACAAGGGCAACAGTTTTTTGTAATGATTAAAAAAATAATATTTATTGACTATAAAATGAAAAAAGGTAACTTTAAAATGTTGTTAATTACACTATCTTGTTTCTTCTTTACTCAAAGTGCTAGTAGTCAGTCTAAAATTTATTTCGATGAGGAGTGGAATACAACTACAAAAGAAGAAGCTCATTTTTATAGAATACTTTACAAAAAAGATGATTCTCTTTATCATGTTAAAGATTTTTACATCAACGGTATTTTACAGATGGAAGGTTTTTTTTCTGATTTGGATAAAGAAATATTTGAAGGTGAAATTGTGTGGTACACTGACGAGGGGAAAATATCAGAGAAATCAAATTATAAAAAAGGAGTATTACACGGGTTGTCTGTTGTTTATCTAGAAAATGAAAAAATAGACTATACAACAAAGTATATAGATGGAAGAGTTTATGAGGGCGTAGTATTGGGTGGTTACTATAAACAGTTTTTTGAAAAAGGAGAGCTAGTCAAATATGTAGAATTTGAAGCACCAAATGATTTTCGCAATCTCCAAACACGGGTATATGGTGTAGAAAGAGACACAATATATTGGATGAATAATCAAGGTGACAAACTCATAGGAGTAGGAATATATGATAGCAAAAATTCTAATATTATAGATGGTTTAAATATCTCCAATAGTCTTCTAATATCTGTACATACCAATTATAAAGACAGTAAAAGAGAAGGTGTTCAGAAAGTTTTTTATGAAGGCAAACTATTATCAGAACAGATTTTTTTGGATAATATAATAGTTTTAGAAAGGTCTATAAACCCACTAACTCTTGAAACTGTTGAGATTAATTTTAAAGACGGAGAACCCTATAATGGACAGCTTTTTCAGTTCAATCAAATTTATGAGTATTATAATGAATTTATTTATAAAGAAGGGATAGTGATTATAAAAAATCATTATGAGTTAGTTGATGGAAAACTAATACTGAATCTTGAAAAGTCTTATAAGAAACAGGTTGAGGATTGATTTA
Proteins encoded:
- a CDS encoding toxin-antitoxin system YwqK family antitoxin; translation: MKKGNFKMLLITLSCFFFTQSASSQSKIYFDEEWNTTTKEEAHFYRILYKKDDSLYHVKDFYINGILQMEGFFSDLDKEIFEGEIVWYTDEGKISEKSNYKKGVLHGLSVVYLENEKIDYTTKYIDGRVYEGVVLGGYYKQFFEKGELVKYVEFEAPNDFRNLQTRVYGVERDTIYWMNNQGDKLIGVGIYDSKNSNIIDGLNISNSLLISVHTNYKDSKREGVQKVFYEGKLLSEQIFLDNIIVLERSINPLTLETVEINFKDGEPYNGQLFQFNQIYEYYNEFIYKEGIVIIKNHYELVDGKLILNLEKSYKKQVED
- the kbl gene encoding glycine C-acetyltransferase; the protein is MYDTLQPILEKELQEIKDAGLYKKERIITTPQSAAIKTQSTGEVINFCANNYLGLSSNPRVLAAAKKAIDTHGFGLSSVRFICGTQDLHKELERKTAEFLGMEDCILYAAAFDANGGVFEPLLGADDAIISDALNHASIIDGVRLCKAKRFRYEHNNMADLEKQLQDADAAGAKQKMIVTDGVFSMDGTIAQLDKICDLADKYKALVMVDECHSSGFMGKTGRGTHEYRNVMGRIDIITGTYGKALGGASGGFTAAKKEIVEMLRQRSRPYLFSNTVAPPIVGASIEVLNVLMESTELRDKLEENTKYFREQMTKAGFDIVKGEHPIVPVMLYDAPLSQKFADRLLEEGIYVIGFYYPVVPKGKARIRVQLSALHEREHLDKAIAAFTKVGKELDVIS